One genomic region from Mytilus trossulus isolate FHL-02 chromosome 9, PNRI_Mtr1.1.1.hap1, whole genome shotgun sequence encodes:
- the LOC134683580 gene encoding uncharacterized protein LOC134683580, with protein sequence MFGNKVEHALTSVKVDVVDSAHIENTNRKLKEMAINALDVVAEVLGNGLPPVAPRVRTYVDNQMNRRLQRVGMPYGYVAPRLEAPRCSRRLLGLEPEPVRVAVASPELPRNDQPEHFDAVVPRARLFSVMVPEAAIQIADDEDDMVEEELSVLESTLEEEEVIELSVLCGIDTTVEDPADWFLEETVSFLPTEEETVVFEEVVDEDATTNHAEETVWYGPEEVEVPATPVTPYIVIGNDVGVPLDWEVIPAPVVDVAPVPEAAWRFAGWRQVARVLGCLVTSYQTVSAV encoded by the exons ATGTTTGGAAATAAAGTCGAGCATGCCCTTACATCAGTTAAGGTTGATGTTGTTGACTCTG cCCACATAGagaatacaaatagaaaacttAAAGAAATGGCAATCAACGCATTAGACGTAGTAGCAGAAGTTCTAGGAAACGGCCTACCTCCAGTTGCTCCACG tgTGAGGACCTACGTGGACAACCAGATGAACAGGCGTCTCCAACGAGTTGGTATGCCATATGGATATGTGGCTCCACGACTAGAGGCACCACGATGCTCTCGTCGTCTTTTAGGGTTGGAGCCAGAACCAGTCCGTGTCGCAGTTGCCTCTCCTGAGCTGCCAAGAAATGATCAACCTGAACATTTCGATGCAGTTGTACCTCGGGCACGATTATTCTCCGTCATGGTTCCTGAAGCAGCTATTCAAATTGCTGATGACGAGGATGATATGGTCGAGGAGGAGCTCTCGGTTCTGGAGTCAACTCTGGAGGAGGAAGAGGTCATCGAGCTGTCTGTGCTGTGTGGTATAGACACAACGGTGGAGGACCCAGCCGACTGGTTCCTGGAGGAGACTGTGTCTTTCCTGCCAACAGAGGAGGAGACTGTTGTGTTCGAGGAGGTAGTGGACGAGGATGCAACAACCAACCACGCTGAAGAGACTGTCTGGTATGGTCCTGAAGAGGTTGAGGTTCCAGCCACTCCAGTCACACCGTATATTGTTATAGGTAATGATGTAGGTGTTCCTTTGGACTGGGAGGTGATCCCTGCTCCAGTGGTTGATGTTGCTCCTGTCCCTGAGGCAGCTTGGAGGTTTGCTGGGTGGAGACAGGTGGCTAGAGTGCTAGGCTGCCTTGTTACTTCATACCAAACTGTCTCAGCTGtctaa